The Centroberyx gerrardi isolate f3 chromosome 24, fCenGer3.hap1.cur.20231027, whole genome shotgun sequence genome includes a region encoding these proteins:
- the klhdc10 gene encoding kelch domain-containing protein 10: MSDAEGARSPDQLNKFERLTGRPPLGVTLAGHRAPPARSGHRCVADNTNLYVFGGYNPDYDESGGSENEDYPLFRELWRYHFATGSWQQIRTEGYMPTELASMSAVLHGNNLLVFGGTGIPFGENNGNDVHVCNVKYKRWSLLNCRGKKPNRIYGQAMAIINGFLYVFGGTTGYIYSTDLHRLDLTTREWIHLKPNNPPHDLPEERYRHEIAHDGQRIYILGGGTSWTSYPLDKIHAYNLETNSWEEITTKPHDKIGYPAPRRCHSCVQIRNDVFICGGYNGELILADLWKINLQSFQWSKLPAVMPEPAYFHCAAVTPAGCMYIHGGVVNIHENKRTGSLFKIWLAVPSLLELCWERLLKAFPHLTSLPTMQLLNLGLTQELIERLK; this comes from the exons ATGTCGGACGCTGAAGGTGCTCGCAGTCCAGACCAGCTGAATAAATTCGAGAGGCTGACAGGCAGGCCGCCGCTCGGTGTAACGTTAGCAG GTCATCGTGCCCCTCCTGCCCGCAGCGGGCATCGCTGTGTCGCCGACAACACGAACCTGTATGTGTTCGGAGGGTACAACCCGGACTACGACGAGTCAGGTGGCTCAGAGAACGAGGACTACCCGCTGTTCAGGGAGCTTTGGCGGTACCATTTTGCCACGGGATCCTGGCAGCAGATCCGCACAGAGGGCTACATGCCCACGGAGCTGGCCTCCATGTCAG CTGTTTTGCACGGCAACAACCTGCTGGTTTTTGGCGGCACCGGCATCCCCTTTGGTGAAAATAACGGGAATGACGTTCACGTTTGCAACGTGAAGTACAAGCGATGGTCACTGCTCAACTGTCGGGGGAAGAAGCCCAACAGAATCTATGGACAG GCAATGGCCATTATAAACGGCTTCCTGTACGTGTTTGGAGGGACGACGGGTTACATCTACAGTACAGACCTGCACAGGCTGGACCTGACCACCAGAGAGTGGATCCACCTCAAGCCCAACAACCCCCCCcacgacctgcctgaggaacg gtaCAGGCATGAAATAGCACACGACGGACAGAGGATCTACATTCTGGGAGGAGGAACATCCTGGACATCTTACCCTCTGGACAAG ATACATGCTTACAATCTGGAGACCAATTCCTGGGAGGAGATTACAACTAAACCTCATGACAAAATAG GATATCCTGCTCCTAGAAGATGTCATAGCTGTGTGCAAATACGAAATG ATGTCTTTATCTGTGGAGGCTACAACGGGGAGCTGATATTAGCTGATCTGTGGAAGATCAACCTGCAGTCGTTCCAGTGGAGTAAACTACCGGCGGTGATGCCTGAGCCTGCCTACTTCCACTGTGCTGCTGTCACCCCG gCCGGCTGCATGTACATCCATGGCGGCGTGGTGAACATCCACGAGAACAAGAGGACTGGCTCTCTGTTTAAGATCTGGCTGGCTGTGCCCAGCCTGCTGGAGCTGTGCTGGGAGAGGCTCCTCAAGGCCTTCCCCCACCTCACCTCACTCCCCACCATGCAGCTGCTCAACCTGGGCCTCACACAGGAACTCATTGAACGCTTGAAATAG